atagagcagcatatctccaccagactccatgtaaataatcagtacttttagcatgtatagagcagcatatctccaccatgTTTTTTGCTCTATTGAACATTGACATAAAGTCTTGTAGTTTCTCTCTGGTCCCAACGACCCCTTCAGGTACCTTTGGGGGCACCAGCGCGGCCCAGCCCCGGCTGAGGAAGGGTTCCTCGGTGCCGTCCAGGGTCCGGACCCGGGTCCGCTTCAGATCGCAGTGCAGCTGCAGGGCGGAGCGGCGCTGCCCGCTCGGTTGCCGTGGCGACACGCGGTGCCGGAGCGAGCCCAGCTGCAGCTTCAGGACCTTCTGGAGACGAGGACTGAGCATCGCCGCCGTCAGGTTCCCGCTCCACAGGCCCCGCAGGATCTGGTCAGACCTGGACCTGGAGTCAGATCACAGACTAACCCTCATGTTGAAAAAtaacgtagtgttgaaaacgtctaaaaagttaaaaacatcgataaaaagagTCAAAACTAAAACACGTCTTCACCATGTTGTGTTCATTTCAATCCCCATACAGGACAGtaaaaatacccacaatgcactgcaaCGGTCAGTGTATACGATGTAGAATACATGTTATTTTACCTGTAGATAtgtagagagaggaggagaggaaaaggatagaaaacagaaagaagaggaagataTCTTGGGACGGATGtgaagaaaggaagagaaaagaaaagaggggaaaggAAAGGGAGGatgggaggaagagggagaacaGAAGAGGAAGATAGGAagcaaggaaaggaaaggagaaggaagaagataAATAGAGACTGGAGAAAGGGATtgaaacaggaagaggaggagaggaaaagaaaggaaaaataggaagggaaagaaatggatgggaggaagagggaggagagaaggaaggaggaaaggaaggaaacaaagggagagaaggaaggatgaaggaaagaaagggagagaaggaaggatgaaaggaaggaagcaaagggagagaaggaaggatgaaggaaagaaagggagagaaggaaggatgaaaggaaggaagcaaagggagagagggaaggaggaaaggaaggaaagaaagggagagagggaaggaggaaagaaagggagagaatggagagaaggaaggaggaaaggaagggagagaaggaaggatgaaaggaaggaaacaaagggagagaaggaaggatgaaaggaaggaaacaaagggagagaaggaaggatgaaaggaaggaagcaaagggagagaaggaaggaggaaaggaaggaaagaaagggagagagggaaggaggaaagaaagtgagagaatggagagaaggaaggaggaaaggaagggagagaaggaaggatgaaaggaaggaaacaaagggagagaaggaaggatgaaaggaaggaaacaaagggagagagggaaggaggaaagaaagggagagaatggagagagggaaggaggaaagaaagggagagaagggagagagggaaggaggaaagaaagggagagaaggaaggatgaaaggaaggaaaaaaagggagagaaggaaggaggaaaggaaggaaacaaagggagagaacgaaggatgaaaggaaggaaacaaagggagagaaggaaggaggaaaggaaggaagcaaagggagagaaggaaggatgaaaggaaggaaacaaagggagagaaggaaggatgaaaggaaggaaacaaaggtagagaaggaaggagggaagtaTAGTGTAGTTAATTAGGAGCTCCTGAGTGTGTTTACCTGTAGTAGTCCTCAGACCTGGACCTGTACTCCGTCTCCCAGGTGCTGGTGAATCCGGCCTCTTCGGCAGATTTGGGGTCCAGGATGTGACAGAGCAGcgacaggaagaggaggagccaGGACAGCAGCACCAGCAACAGCCACTTCCTGTTCGGCTTCATACTGCacataaaaagtttaaaaggtttaaa
This is a stretch of genomic DNA from Etheostoma cragini isolate CJK2018 unplaced genomic scaffold, CSU_Ecrag_1.0 ScbMSFa_752, whole genome shotgun sequence. It encodes these proteins:
- the LOC117941438 gene encoding beta-galactoside alpha-2,6-sialyltransferase 2-like: MVARSGHPGHWPPGYSMKPNRKWLLLVLLSWLLLFLSLLCHILDPKSAEEAGFTSTWETEYRSRSEDYYRSRSDQILRGLWSGNLTAAMLSPRLQKVLKLQLGSLRHRVSPRQPSGQRRSALQLHCDLKRTRVRTLDGTEEPFLSRGWAALVPPKVPEGV